The Williamsia sp. DF01-3 genome has a window encoding:
- a CDS encoding DEAD/DEAH box helicase → MAATGSQVTSDPAPAPAASSLRTWQRRALTKYLSAAPRDFLAVATPGAGKTTFGLRIATELLTDRTVDQVTVVAPTEHLKHQWAAAAARAGIALDSRFSNSTGQTSSDFQGVVVTYAQVAAHPARHRVRTENRRTLVILDEIHHGGDAKSWGDAIREAFSDATRRLALTGTPFRSDDSPIPFINYEPEPGGGARSVADYVYGYSDALADGVVRPVVFLAYSGEASWRNNAGEEFTARLGEPLSAEHTARAWRTALDPHGDWIPAVLQAAHTRLRQLRKSGMPDAGGLVIASDQTVARDYAELLQAITGKAPALVLSDDPKSSSRIAEFGDSDDEWMVAVRMVSEGVDVPRLAVGVYATSASTPLYFAQAIGRFVRSRRPGENASVFLPSVPVLLQLASQLEAQRDHVLGKPHRESEGLDDALLNDANKTKDEKDDERGFESLHADAELDQVIFDGSSFGTATFSGSDEEADYLGLPGLLDADQVRDLLQKRQSDQIEARSASPEAAPATPREPTVGNQLSALRRELNSLVAMHHHRTGKPHGLVHNELRAKLGGPPTAMATAEQLQARIEALRTWR, encoded by the coding sequence ATTGCCGCCACCGGATCACAGGTCACGTCCGACCCAGCGCCCGCGCCCGCCGCGTCGTCGCTGCGTACCTGGCAGCGACGCGCGCTGACCAAATATCTGTCCGCGGCACCGCGAGACTTCCTGGCGGTCGCGACCCCAGGTGCAGGCAAGACGACGTTCGGCCTGCGGATCGCCACCGAGTTGCTGACCGACCGCACCGTGGATCAGGTCACCGTCGTCGCGCCCACCGAGCACCTCAAGCACCAGTGGGCCGCAGCGGCCGCACGCGCGGGAATCGCTCTCGATTCACGTTTCAGCAACAGCACCGGCCAGACCAGTTCGGACTTCCAGGGTGTCGTGGTGACCTACGCTCAGGTCGCGGCACACCCGGCTCGACACCGGGTGCGAACCGAGAACCGCCGCACCCTGGTGATCCTCGATGAGATCCACCACGGAGGTGACGCGAAGAGTTGGGGAGATGCGATCCGCGAGGCGTTCTCGGACGCGACCCGGCGTCTGGCGCTGACGGGAACCCCGTTCCGGTCCGACGACAGCCCCATCCCGTTCATCAACTACGAACCCGAGCCGGGCGGTGGAGCCCGTTCGGTCGCCGACTACGTGTACGGGTATTCCGATGCCCTTGCGGACGGCGTGGTCCGGCCGGTTGTCTTCCTCGCGTACTCGGGGGAGGCAAGCTGGCGAAACAACGCGGGGGAGGAGTTCACTGCCCGCCTGGGTGAGCCGCTGTCGGCCGAGCACACCGCGCGCGCCTGGCGGACCGCCCTGGACCCACACGGAGACTGGATCCCCGCTGTGCTGCAGGCCGCGCACACCCGGCTGCGGCAGCTCCGCAAATCAGGGATGCCCGATGCCGGTGGGCTGGTGATCGCCAGCGATCAGACCGTCGCACGCGACTACGCCGAACTCCTGCAGGCCATCACCGGTAAGGCTCCGGCGCTCGTCTTGTCCGACGACCCCAAGTCGTCGAGCAGGATCGCAGAATTCGGTGACTCCGACGATGAGTGGATGGTCGCGGTCCGCATGGTGTCGGAGGGCGTCGACGTGCCGCGCCTGGCAGTTGGCGTCTACGCCACCAGTGCATCAACCCCGTTGTATTTCGCTCAGGCGATCGGCCGGTTCGTGCGGTCGCGGCGGCCGGGAGAGAACGCGAGTGTGTTCCTTCCCTCGGTGCCCGTGCTGCTTCAACTGGCCAGTCAGCTCGAGGCCCAACGCGACCACGTGCTCGGCAAACCCCACCGCGAGTCCGAAGGACTCGACGACGCGCTGCTGAACGACGCCAACAAGACGAAGGACGAGAAGGACGACGAACGGGGATTCGAGTCCCTGCACGCCGACGCCGAGTTGGACCAGGTGATCTTCGACGGATCCTCGTTCGGTACTGCAACGTTCTCCGGCAGCGACGAGGAGGCCGACTATCTCGGCCTTCCGGGGCTGCTCGATGCCGACCAGGTGCGGGACCTGTTGCAGAAGCGGCAGTCCGATCAGATCGAGGCCCGCAGTGCCAGTCCCGAGGCTGCGCCGGCCACACCGCGCGAACCCACCGTGGGCAATCAGCTCAGTGCGTTGCGCCGGGAGCTCAACAGCCTTGTCGCTATGCACCACCACCGAACCGGAAAACCGCACGGACTGGTCCACAACGAGTTGCGTGCGAAACTCGGGGGACCGCCCACAGCGATGGCCACGGCAGAACAATTGCAGGCTCGGATCGAGGCGCTGCGCACCTGGCGTTAG
- a CDS encoding DMT family transporter: MSSRVDPSRSERISANLPLLFIIGAVCQYVGASVAVPLFSQLNPAAVAWLRATAAGLVLLALWWPIAARRWPRGQDSYPPRRLAIAAAFGLITMGMNMAFYLAIDHIDLGVAVAIEFLGPIVVAAAGSRKMSDGVAVVSVLMGVVLLSGASFSGAPLGVLFALVAAGLWAGYIVVGKMVSTGNVHAESAPAGPAWRNGIDDLAIGLSVAGAICAPVVIGITTTISPGELWSWRVLALGVAVGVLSSAVPYLLDQVVLARLGRSQFALLLALLPLTATVVGAIALAQVPSWAEVCGMVLVVAAIVFTARSSEIDSGAGTG, translated from the coding sequence ATGAGCAGCCGTGTCGATCCCTCCCGATCGGAACGGATCTCCGCCAATCTACCTCTGCTCTTCATCATCGGGGCGGTGTGCCAGTACGTCGGCGCATCAGTGGCAGTGCCGCTGTTCTCCCAGCTCAATCCGGCAGCGGTGGCCTGGCTTCGGGCCACCGCCGCAGGGCTTGTGCTGTTGGCACTGTGGTGGCCGATCGCAGCGCGGCGATGGCCGAGGGGACAGGATTCCTATCCACCTCGCCGTCTCGCGATCGCAGCTGCTTTCGGGCTGATCACCATGGGTATGAACATGGCCTTCTACCTGGCAATCGACCATATCGACCTGGGGGTGGCCGTCGCGATCGAGTTCCTCGGGCCGATCGTTGTCGCAGCAGCGGGTTCGCGGAAGATGTCGGACGGGGTTGCGGTCGTGTCGGTGCTGATGGGCGTCGTCCTGCTCAGCGGGGCGAGTTTCTCCGGCGCGCCGCTCGGGGTGCTGTTCGCCCTGGTGGCCGCCGGATTGTGGGCCGGCTACATCGTGGTCGGCAAGATGGTGTCGACGGGGAACGTACATGCCGAGTCTGCGCCGGCCGGCCCGGCGTGGCGCAACGGGATCGACGACCTGGCCATCGGTCTCAGCGTCGCCGGGGCCATCTGCGCCCCGGTGGTGATAGGCATCACGACGACCATCTCGCCCGGAGAACTCTGGAGCTGGCGGGTCCTGGCGCTCGGGGTTGCGGTCGGCGTGTTGTCGAGCGCCGTGCCGTATCTGCTCGACCAGGTGGTGCTCGCCCGGCTCGGCCGGTCCCAGTTCGCCTTGCTGCTCGCACTGTTGCCGCTGACCGCGACGGTGGTGGGTGCCATCGCACTGGCGCAGGTGCCTTCGTGGGCCGAGGTGTGCGGAATGGTGCTGGTGGTCGCTGCGATCGTCTTCACGGCGCGATCGTCCGAGATTGACTCTGGCGCAGGTACCGGGTGA
- a CDS encoding DUF952 domain-containing protein: MSDGVHLVHLCSISDWLEARSSGVLEPESLTQQGFVHLSERTQVHIPANLLYRDHSDLVLLSIDPQRVGGEIVWEDGDPPSDDGTQFPHLYDSLPTSAVIGVERYEMDDSGRYPQLN, from the coding sequence GTGAGTGACGGCGTCCACCTGGTTCATCTGTGCTCGATATCCGACTGGCTCGAGGCGCGTTCGAGTGGCGTCCTGGAACCGGAGTCGCTGACGCAGCAGGGGTTCGTGCACCTGTCTGAACGCACACAGGTCCACATCCCGGCCAATCTGCTCTACCGAGATCATTCCGATCTTGTTCTGTTGAGCATCGATCCGCAGCGCGTGGGCGGCGAGATCGTGTGGGAAGACGGTGACCCGCCGAGCGATGACGGAACGCAGTTCCCGCACCTCTACGACTCTCTGCCGACAAGCGCCGTCATCGGAGTGGAACGGTACGAGATGGATGACTCCGGCCGATATCCACAACTCAACTGA